A genomic region of Aspergillus oryzae RIB40 DNA, chromosome 1 contains the following coding sequences:
- the pex10 gene encoding ubiquitin-protein ligase peroxin 10 (predicted E3 ubiquitin ligase, integral peroxisomal membrane protein) gives MADEDFSLSPATSAPAPSPSAHFYPFATSPDIIRSHEKDLFLTSNLVQQAQNIIRSLRGARFAHTYSETIKNLTEILYFSLTTLIGNRTLGEEYCDLVQLEDDTLQLPSFIRRAGYIVSSIIVPWILQRILPAFRQRLRAKLERSIARQQLKAQQAREGTKPSRKETSKAPSFFTKLRIQKYILEHLDSITSLSPIYAVSIATFYFTGAYYHLSKRFWGLRYVFTKKLEENEQRVGYEVLGVLLVLQIAVQSVLHVKKVGLSLQQEDLETEATHSRGPDDTLIHSIENPPTLPLLPASDARYDLSEDSTAIPWIPSGQQSRCTLCLEPFKDPSVTTCGHVFCWTCVRDWVREKPECPLCRQDVLLSKILPLRG, from the coding sequence ATGGCGGATGAAGActtctctttgtctcctGCAACCTCCGCCCCGGCGCCCAGTCCCTCGGCGCATTTCTACCCATTCGCGACGTCTCCGGATATCATACGATCCCATGAAAAAGACTTATTCCTTACCTCGAATCTAGTACAGCAAGCTCAGAACATCATCCGCTCACTCCGCGGAGCTCGATTTGCTCATACCTACTCCGAAACCATCAAGAATCTGACCGAGATCCTATACTTTTCCCTGACTACCCTGATCGGCAACCGAACGTTGGGGGAGGAATACTGTGATCTTGTCCAATTGGAAGATGACACACTCCAGCTCCCTTCTTTTATCAGGCGGGCGGGATATATCGTGAGCAGTATCATTGTGCCCTGGATCCTTCAGCGGATCCTACCAGCTTTCCGCCAGCGACTACGGGCGAAGCTTGAGCGGAGCATCGCGCGGCAACAGCTTAAGGCCCAACAAGCCCGGGAAGGGACGAAGCCTAGCAGGAAAGAAACTTCAAAGGCaccatccttcttcacgAAGTTACGAATTCAAAAGTATATTCTGGAACACCTTGATTCCATCACGTCATTGAGTCCTATCTACGCCGTGAGCATTGCGACCTTTTACTTCACCGGCGCGTACTATCATTTGTCGAAACGCTTTTGGGGTCTGCGATATGTATTCACAAAGAAACTTGAGGAAAACGAGCAGCGGGTCGGGTATGAAGTGCTAGGAGTGTTGCTTGTCTTGCAGATCGCGGTACAAAGCGTGCTGCACGTCAAGAAAGTGGGGCTCAGTTTGCAGCAAGAAGACCTTGAGACAGAGGCGACCCATTCTAGGGGCCCGGATGATACGTTGATCCACTCTATTGAGAACCCGCCAACACTACCGCTTCTTCCTGCATCTGATGCCCGGTATGATCTCTCAGAGGACTCCACTGCAATCCCTTGGATTCCCTCAGGGCAGCAAAGCAGATGCACACTTTGCTTAGAACCCTTCAAAGACCCTAGTGTCACCACATGCGGACACGTATTCTGCTGGACATGCGTGCGAGATTGGGTACGCGAGAAGCCTGAATGTCCCCTGTGTCGACAAGATGTCCTGCTATCTAAAATTCTGCCTTTGAGAGGTTAG